In Colletotrichum higginsianum IMI 349063 chromosome 1, whole genome shotgun sequence, the DNA window GCAACAACAATAGGCGCAATTGCCCATGCCAAGACCTGCTCAGCAAGCGTTGTATTTCCCCATGGCTTTGTGTTAGCTTCTTGGGGGGATGTTGTCTTGGTATTTGAACTGGGGTTTTTTGCAATCTGCGCAATCTGTGTAGTTCGAAGCGTTGAACCGCCTGGCCGCAATTTAACGGTTGCATTTGTTTCTATCTGGTGGGAAAGGGATCCGGGCGGCGCGCCCAAGACATTTTGCCGGCTAGCCGACGACGCAGGTAGGTTGGTGCGAGGAATTGAGGCTGAAGTGGCACGCTCAACGGAACAGAGGGCTTGACTCGGCGCCTCCTCTCGCTTCTCGATGACTTTGCTACATCGTCTTCGAGTTTGGGTCTGATACCACAAAGGTCGTGTATGCACAACTACATCATCTGCGGGCTTGATCGAACGTTCCGGCGTGCTGGGATGGATCATGGCCATGACGACCTGCAGCGCCCCCTCGTCTCAAATGATTCATTGTGGAATGTTCATCTGGAATGGTCTCCGGTAGATGGAAACGGTGCGTTTCGAACCTACCGCTGGTGAGGCGTCTGCTAGTCTGGCTCTGACCATTGGCCCCAGAAGCTAGGTCGGTTGGTCGGCCCCCCGGGTTATttttctcctcgtcgagaacgGGCCCTGCATCTGCCAGATGCAGGATGCAGGATCCCGTACTATCGGCGGCGAAAGACCTTGCCCGAATCGGAGCAGCGTCCTTCGTTGGAgggcccgggggggggggatatgTTCGTCGACCCCCTATTTTGTACCTCGCCTTGGGGGCAATTGGTCGGAAGAGCGCTATTCCCAGAGTACGGAGGCGTATTGGTGGCAATGGGGTGGTGCAAGAttgccgccgaggcgctggTCGTTAGCCACGAACACGAGACGACACAAGGAAGGTTGTGGGGGAGACTATCGAGAGGTCGAGGCCTCGAGAAAGACAAGCATGGCAACCAGCGGTCTCGGTCGTCTCATTTGGCGGTCTTCCCAATCCGTACACAAATCATCGGCGGCCTAATCAGCGTAGGGCGGGAGACGTCGCTTTTCTTCCGACTTGGAGAGGGCAAGGTTATGGCCAATCTGCGCGTCGAATCTCGTCCCCCAACCCCTCATCCTTGGAGAGGCGGAATGCCGGGCTTGAGCAGATGCGCCGAAAATAAACTGTCACTCAGGAACAAAGGGCAACGCTTATTCGCGTGAACAACCCGGAGTACGTACTGACGGTGCAGGCTACACTAACTTGTCAGTGGCTGAGATGTCATGGACAACCAACTTACTTCAGGTGAGGTCACCGGTTGTGTGGTCCTCGGTGCCAAGGACAGAAGACACAATATACATATCTGTATACTACAGATACAGTTGTATGTGTCCGTACCTGCACAGACACGACTCGGCGGGGGCCATGGTTGGGGTTCCTGGGAGGGTTCATCTCATTTTTCTGGGCTTCCGGTGCTAATATCGCTTAGCTAATTTCCCAGACGCACCAGTCGTGGCCGCCCAATGCGCCCCGCCCTCCTTGCAGGCTTTGGCCCTCTGCAGGCCCCCCCGCCAACCCTGCCGATCCCTACCCCAATCAGTGGACATGCCGCTTCGGGTACCTTGCAGCTCCGCCACTCTAGCCCTGCGCACCTTCTCCAtccttcttcctccatgTCTCTCCTTTTTTGTAACGCCCTCCAGGCTTCGCTCGTGTGGCGAGCTACGCACCAGCCCACCTCTCCTCGTGCTCACCTCACAGTTCATACCTCATACCTCATACCTCCCATCTTACACATCGCTGCCGTCGTTGCTTCTTCTGCCTCGCCATTGGTTGAGGCTGGCCCCAGAATCCTTCTCTCGAAACGGAACCATCTACCACGCACCAGCATCGCACGGCGGCCCTCGATCGTACCGAATGGGGGCCGGGAGGTGTTGATTTGCTGCCTCCCACACCGTCTGTTCCCTCCTTCGCCCACCATATTCCATTCAGACCTTGGACCCCAAGACGCTCTTGCTCAGTGCCGAGTCGTCGACTTCAGGGTCAAATTTCAGTCAGACGCGCCCGCCGTCGATGGTATATTGCCCTGCTGACCTATGCTCTTCCGTATCTGGACCGCCCCAAGCTATGCTTAACCGGGATTGCTATTTCGTCTCCCTTttccttgccgcccttcACGGTCATCGACAGGGTGCTTCTCCTCGTCTCATTGACTCGGTTGCCAGCGCAGCCCAAATTGCCAGCCTGTATCTCGCCTGTATCCAGCCTATCTGGCATAACCCCTCTGGCACAAGGCCCCCTGAGCGAGTCCTCCGCGGGTGGCAATGTCTCCGTTGGTATCCTGTCAAGGTGACAACATCTTCTGCTTACAATGGTTCACCGTGATCAAGATCCCCGGATGCTCCACGACCCCTCGTCGCTCTGAATCGAACAGGGGCTTGTTTGCTGCCAAGTTGCGGATTGTGCACGCTCGGAAATCCCCTCAACCTGGACGAAACACGTTGTTCGTCACCCTCGCTATCCAGCATTTATGATTCCCCGTCAACGAACCGGTCCCGGTTGAGAAACAAGTGTCACCCACACCGGGTATACACATATACACAACACAATTACACACAAtcccgctcctcctccaaggTCCGACCTATAGTCAAGTGCCAGGTCATTGGACGCTAGGCAGTCCGCACTTTGTCCACTCATCCAGCTTTGGGTGGGCACACACACCGTTGCGCGCACACACCCCAGTCCAGGCCCCCCCAGGGACATGCTAGACTTCTCACGGTCGTACCCATGAAAGTACGGATACTAGCCTCTACCTAATCTAACCACCATCATAAGAATAACATCCCGGTCCCGCCAGTTTCTTCccttctctttccctctctcctttcccttccttACGAAAACACCGTCAAATGAGTTGATGCTGTCAACCTAGTTTCGTCGACCTTTCGTCTCTACCTCCTACCTTTCACTACCGCTTCACTCTTTTAGCGGGCATTCGCTTTCCCAAGTCGACATCACCGTCGAATAATACTCCAGAAAATCTTTGTCAGAAAAAAAGGCAATCTAATTCACCATGAAGGGAtccatcctcgccgtcgccgccgccgttggcggTGTCAGTGCCGCCGCTCACCGTCATTCTCACGGTGAGCTGTTCAAGAGAGGCGCCGACCAGGCCTCGGTCTGCGTCCCCGGCTGCACCACCATCTACACCACCATCTACGGAGAGCCTACGTGTATGTATCCCGCCCCGCCTTCTTTCACTCTCGCGCTCCAGCCCTACGAGACGCATCAAATCGTCGAAACCTGGGAGAAGAGGCTGGAGTGACCACGTGGATCGATCGTCGTGCTGACCTGACGATCAACAGTGGTTCCTAACCCCCCCAGCAAGCCCAGCAGCAAGTCCGTGGCCAGCGCCCTCCCCTCGGTGCCTGCGACCACCAAGGTCCCGGCGAAGCCCACGTCCACCCAGAAGCCCTCCGTGGACCTGCCGACTCCCGTCCCTGAGCTCTGCCCGACTCCCGGCACCTACACCTTCCcggccaccaccatcaccgtgAGCCAGACCACCACTGTCTGTGCCCCGGAGACCACCAAGGTTCCTGCCGGCACCCACACCTTCGGAGGTGTcaccaccgtcgtcgagagTGCCACCACTGTCGTGTGCCCCTACGCCACCGAGAAGACCAAGGACGGTGTCGTGACCAGCGTTGTCGAGACCACAACCTACGTCTGCCCCACGCCCGGCACCTACACCATTgctcccaccaccaccaccgtcaccgccCCGACCACCTGCGTCTACCCCGTCGTGACCGAGGTTGTCCCCGGCACCTACACCcgccccgccgtcgtcaccacTATCACCGAGAccagcgtcgtcgttgtcTGCCCCTTCACCAGCGAGGAGCCCAAGCCCACCACCACTGCTGCTCCCCCCAAGCCGaccaccgaggccgtcaagccGACCACCGAGgctcccgccccccctcccgtcccCACGACCCCCGCCGTCGTGACCCCCGAGCCTGTGCCCACCACCCCGGCCAAGTCCTCTTCGGCTCCCGCCCCGTCCTCTTCGGCTCCCGCCACTGGAGGTGGCCTCGGTGGCAACAACGGCGACCACTGGGCCATCACCTACACCCCCTTCTCTGAGGATGCCTCGGGATCCTGCAAGACCGCCGACCAGGTCGATGCCGACATTGCCACCATCAAGAAGTCGGGCTTCCGCACCGTCCGTGTCTACTCTACCGACTGCAGCACCCTCGAGAatgtcggcgccgcctgCGAGAAGTACGGCCTCCAGATGATCATCGGCATCTTCGTCAAGGAGTCGTGTGACCCCAACTCGGCCGACATCAAGAACcagctcgacgccatcgtcaactGGAAGAAGTGGGGCAtggtcgagctcgtcgtcatcggcaacGAGTGCATCTTCCAGGGCCGCTGCTCTGCCTCCTCCCTGAAGCAGCTCATTGTCTCCGCCAAGGCCACCatctccggcgccggctaCTCCGGTCCCTTCACCACCGCCGAGACCGTTGGTGTCTGGCAGCAGACAGATGTCATCTCCGAGATTTGCGACGCTATCGACATCGTCGGAGGTCAGATTCACCCTTACTTCAACGCCGAGacccccgcctccgccgccggaaCCTTCGTCAAGAGCCAGatcgagctcctcgagagCTCCAACATCTGCGGCAACAAGCCCGCCCTCAACTTGGAGTGCGGCTGGCCCTCGGGCGGTAACTGCAACGGCAAGGCTTGCCCTGGTACCTCCGAGCAGGCCATCGCCATTGCCTCCATCAAGGAGCTtgccggcggcaagaccGTTTTCTTCTCATTCCACAACGACGAGTGGAAGGAGCCTGGTGTCTGCGGCTGCGAGCGTACCTGGGGCTGCGGTGAGCTCTTCACCTCTTAAGCGGAGATGAACGGAATGGAATCACGATCGAAActccaccatcaccaccaacccGTGGCGGTGAACGAATGAGGCCTTTCGGTTCACGTTCGCTATGACAATACCCCAAACCGACTCGTTGGATTCGAAATCACGCAATCAGAAACAAACGGTGTAGACATGACCAAAGGCGCGCCCTTGACGAAACGACCTTAACGGTTTCCTTCAAAGTGTAAACAATGACAAATCTCATTTTTCTTCTTGGATGGACCCAACCTATACCTGGCATTCGTATATTAGCCTAATTCCATGTACATATGTAACTGTTGGTTGGTGGTTGGCGTTTGTCGAAGGCctctcatcccatccccccaGGAAGGATTTTCTTGGTTGTACAAACACTTTGAATCTCGGAAACGCCGTTAGGGCGGGCTGTAGCAGCTGCATCATCTTCCCTGTGTTAGGAAACTTGCCGAACATTTCTCCTCATGTGTCCAACTGACAAAAAAAACCTGCTTGAGCATTCTTCACAACCCCGATGTCCCGTGTTCGAGGGTTCCGTCTTGACCTGAACGTCGTTGCGCGAACCCTTATGGGAAACCCCTGCCCTTCGTTCCTTTCTCTGTTCCTGTGAAAATGAGCTTAATCCAACCACCGACGACTCGCGCACCATCCCATATCTATCTCGTCCTCCCCGTCTCAGGGGGTGTTCGCAAGGCATTGGGGGCAGCGAACGGTGGCGCTTCCCTCATCTGAACCAGCGGTCTGTGAACCCGGCCAGTCAGCCCGAGCGGAACGGAGGGTAGGTAGATAACCTCGCTCGGCCTGACATAGCAAGTAAGTGTGCCTCCCGACCTACCGGATTTGTGTCCTGGCTagcccctccctcttcgtGTTTCGTTTCAGGTGACCCGTCCAGAGACCGACCAACGCGCAGCGGCCTGTGGGATTTCCCCTAGACGGGGAATCGATGGTCAGATAGAAGTATTTCTTTCCGACGACTTCGATTACATGGGCAGGTCTGCGATGCTACCGGGTCGGATTCCACCACGGGGCGTCCCAGACCGGGCTAGATCACTCGTCAAAGGAGGAGAACAGCGACGACGTCCGCTCCCTCACGGCCGAGTCTTCTTCTTACTCCTTCTCTCCCGCCGAGCCTTCGACCTGCCACCCCCCCTGTTCTCATACGTCCCCAGGTCACATTCGTTTCGAAGATAGAACCGCGGTGAAGAGCAACTGTGAAATGAAATACGTCTCAATTTCTCGGATTGTATACCCCGAGCCACTCCCCatcacccccttccccccagCGGTTTATCGCCATCCAAAAACGTTCCCACGCCGCCTCATCGCCTAGAGCAATTCGGTAAATGTGAAGTTGTGGACTTACTCTCCCAGGTTCCAGCGCCATCCCTCATGAGATGATTTGTCACCACATGCCCACTCAATCCACACCTAGGATGGACCCGAATATGTGCGACATGCCGCCAGAAGTAACCGCTTGGGAATTGCCCATGTATCTGAAGTGAAGGGGGAAAATGGAGGTGGCACACACAATgggagggagaaagaaaCGATGAAAACCTGCCCTTTGATCAATATAGACCATGAACACCATATTCCTGATGCCCCTTCCATGACGTCACGTCGTTAATTTCTATGCAGAAATAGCATTACCACGCTGTGCTAGTTGAAAGAGAAATGGAGAAAATGCCCTAAAAGCAAACCTTGTGTTTCCCGCCAGCTTTGTCAACAGCCAGCGCTCCAGAGCACTGGCACAGTTTATATATCGATCGTATGCCGAGAAGAAGTTGGGCGGACCGgtagaaagaaagaaaactCCGAGGTCGCCATTGTGACTGAGCAACATTTCCGTGGGACAACGTGCCCTTGGAA includes these proteins:
- a CDS encoding Beta-glucosidase, producing MKGSILAVAAAVGGVSAAAHRHSHGELFKRGADQASVCVPGCTTIYTTIYGEPTLVPNPPSKPSSKSVASALPSVPATTKVPAKPTSTQKPSVDLPTPVPELCPTPGTYTFPATTITVSQTTTVCAPETTKVPAGTHTFGGVTTVVESATTVVCPYATEKTKDGVVTSVVETTTYVCPTPGTYTIAPTTTTVTAPTTCVYPVVTEVVPGTYTRPAVVTTITETSVVVVCPFTSEEPKPTTTAAPPKPTTEAVKPTTEAPAPPPVPTTPAVVTPEPVPTTPAKSSSAPAPSSSAPATGGGLGGNNGDHWAITYTPFSEDASGSCKTADQVDADIATIKKSGFRTVRVYSTDCSTLENVGAACEKYGLQMIIGIFVKESCDPNSADIKNQLDAIVNWKKWGMVELVVIGNECIFQGRCSASSLKQLIVSAKATISGAGYSGPFTTAETVGVWQQTDVISEICDAIDIVGGQIHPYFNAETPASAAGTFVKSQIELLESSNICGNKPALNLECGWPSGGNCNGKACPGTSEQAIAIASIKELAGGKTVFFSFHNDEWKEPGVCGCERTWGCGELFTS